A single window of Coregonus clupeaformis isolate EN_2021a unplaced genomic scaffold, ASM2061545v1 scaf0712, whole genome shotgun sequence DNA harbors:
- the akap14 gene encoding A-kinase anchor protein 14, with amino-acid sequence MMEERPSSNLSLRASEIVKNVLENARGVLGHHQREVQHYTDYDFRNIEWITCKDFTIELGKQQVEEYIHTWEVHPSWLCSLEFLQETDHEFHKQYHYRTQWSIPSRRTPIPKATACVYFVIVISKIKPQTLPVEVFFLVESNRLTHRPGKTRFREKWLKDVIESKTLLQNTVDF; translated from the coding sequence ATGATGGAAGAGAGGCCTTCATCAAACCTAAGCTTGAGAGCATCTGAAATCGTGAAAAATGTACTGGAGAACGCGCGCGGTGTTCTCGGCCACCACCAGCGAGAAGTGCAACACTACACCGACTACGACTTCAGAAACATCGAATGGATCACTTGCAAGGACTTTACCATTGAACTGGGGAAACAGCAAGTCGAGGAGTACATCCACACATGGGAGGTGCATCCCAGCTGGCTTTGTAGCCTAGAATTCCTCCAGGAGACGGATCATGAGTTTCACAAACAGTACCACTACCGGACACAATGGAGCATCCCCTCCCGACGCACCCCGATCCCCAAGGCGACGGCCTGTGTCTACTTTGTCATTGTGATCTCCAAGATCAAACCTCAGACTTTGCCCGTGGAGGTGTTCTTTCTAGTGGAGTCGAACAGGCTGACACACAGGCCAGGGAAAACGAGGTTCAGGGAGAAGTGGTTGAAAGACGTCATCGAGAGCAAAACGTTGCTCCAGAATACTGTAGACTTTTAG